CTGTGTCGCCAATCTGGATGTGTTGGGCTCCCTGGCAGAGTACGCCAGGCAACAGATGGTCATCTGCGTACCAGAGCTGGTCTCTGGAGTAGATCAGCCGTTCATCGAACTGCAGGAGGGCTATCATCCCTGTGTGAATACCTTAACCTATATTCCTAATGGCCTGGAATTGGGTACCAAAACGGAAGCCCCCCTATCCCTGCTCACTGGACCCAATATGGGAGGCAAGAGCACCTTGATGAGGGAACTGGGTCTACTGGTGATCATGGCACAGATTGTAAGTGTCTCTCAGCCTTTCGGATGGGATGGGAGCCGCATCTAATAACAATTGATTGTGATTACGTGTATTTCTCCTTTCAGGGCGCTCACATACCAGCAGCTAGCTGTCGTCTTTCCTTGGTGGATAGAATTTTCACGCGGCTGGGCGCTCAAGATGATATTTTGGCCGGGCACAGTACGTTCTTGGTGGAGCTGAACGAGACTTCTCTCATACTGaagcatgccacatgccattCCCTGGTGCTGCTCGATGAGTTGGGCAGGGGCACGGCCACATACGATGGCACAGCCATTGCCGCTTCTGTGGTCAATTTCCTAGCCAATCTCAAGTGTCGCACCCTCTTTTCCACCCACTACCACAATCTAATCGATTACTTCCACAACGACCAGAGGGTCACCCTCGGTCACATGGCTTGCATGGTGGAAAATGAGGATACCACAGATCCCACTCAGGAAACGGTTACGTTCCTCTACAAGTACACGGCCGGTGCTTGTCCCAAGTCGTACGGCTTCAATGCGGCCAAATTGGCTGGCATGCCCCAGGGCATTATAAAGCGGGCCTTTGAGGTGGGTAGTACTGTTTGTCCTCTCACATGAAAATGCATCTAATCCTTTGTGTCCTTTTATTCGCAGCTCTCCAAGAAAGTGGAGGCCATTGCCCTGCAACGCAAGATTACGGCAAAGATAGTAGCCTCGTCGGGAGAAAAGGAAGTCAAGCAGCAGAAACTACATGCGTTGAAGGACCTACTACAGCAGTTGAAAATGTGCCATGTCTAAGTAACATTTGGATCATAGCAGGAGAACGAGTTATATGCGGAACTCCTTAAATTTGTTCGTATTGATTTCGTTTAAAACTGTTACAactgatatttttttttttgtatttggcTTCAATTACTTCTCGTATATATTCCCAAAAAGCCATTGAAGGCTATGCGTTGCTTTTGAATCCATTTGTTCAGTATTTTATAATCTAAGGAAAATGTGAATCgttcgagtacgagtactattCTGAACTCCTTAGGCTTGCTCGAATTTATTCAGTTTGAAAAtgttctaatttttttttttttttatttggcttCAATTACTTTTCGTATAACCCAATATCGTTTCGACTTGTCCCCAAAATGCCATTGAAGGCTATGTTGCTTTTGTGGGCTGTGTtgcttttaaatatatttttccagtattttATAATCTAAGAGGAACTTGAATCGTTTGAAATATGTGTTCCATGTGAGGGGGAAATTCCACTAAATGTTATAATTTGTCCTACCATCAGTTGTTTATTATATCCGTCCCAAGATATTCCTTGTTCCAAATTGAAGCTTGAAATAATAAAGTTGTCTACCACAATCTTTTGTGATTGTTAAATACAATGTTCATtgttaatttgtaatttttttttatttattattaatttttgtatcacagtaaaaattaaaaatttaataagtTCACAATcaaaatacacacagacagatgATATTATTCCATActtataaattaaatgttatacaataaatataaatattgctAAAAGtgtagaaaaacaaaaaaaaatcgctTGTATACAGAACAGAAATCATATACAATATGTAAATTGATATTGTGTGAAAAATAGGAATGGtgattgtatttgtatttgtatttgtattagTTCAGATATGGCTTTTGGCCAAGGACTTGCTTGTGCGAATCGGTCCTAAAATAGTTAATTGGTTAGCTAACAGGCTGGGAAACCTCGCCGAGTAGCTCCACTGCGACTAACGGTCCAACCAAGAGCCAATCTAGACAATCTAATATGTAAGCTGCAAACTCATAGAACATATATGTAAATTCAAGAAGTGCTCTCACTTCACACGCAACGTACTCGTATTTTAGGGCtatccatccgtccatccacCAGTTGTTTGCTAGCCAAAAATGCTTACAAAAAGATCTACTACACTTACAAAGCTATTTAGCTGATGGCtctttcccattcccactgcAGTTAAGCTagtaaatactcgtacatacatgtgtGGGTCAATCTACGGATAAAAACTTCATTTAACGCGCTTGTATCCCTTTGTCTCCCGTCTTTCGCCCTTCGTCTTTCATCTCGTTATGCTCTATATTGGACTTGCTGGTAGTTTAAACaactatataatatataatctATGTATGTACTGGTGGTATATCCACGTATAACTAGTCTAAGTTTCTAGGTTCtcttatgtttttgttttttttgtttttgttgtttgttgtattGTATATGTTACACCGATCTGCCGGGGGATCTTTTAGTCTATGGGCTAGTTTGAatactctgctctgctgctctgctgctccgcTGCTACGCTTTTTGATTTCCTCATGCAACGCTAGTGCTAGTTTCGAGGTCTCGTTCACTTACGGCTAGCTACAAAAAAACATTCACCTAAAACGCCGACAAAAAGGAAGCAATTCTTTACACATTCTTTAGTGGATAGTGATAGTTATAGTGATAGTGGGTAGTGATAactacaaaacaacaacaaatcaaagCTACACACTGATATTAAAATAGAAGTTGGATCTACGCAATGCCAAGGCCCACTATCTGGACCGACTCAAGCACTCAATCGTCGCTGATCACGTCCTTGCGCGCCTTGAAGTTCCTCCATGAGCCGTTGGTGCAAACGCCCGCGCCACGCCACCAGTCGTTGAGGTCGCCGTACCAGCGCGGCCTGCGCAGCTGCTCCTCGTTGTGGAGCGTGGCGCAGACCCGGCACCAGTAGTACGTGTTGATAAACTCACCCGTGCCCTTCCACTTGAAGTACGAGTTGTAGAGTTCGTCGTCCCCGTCGAGAATACGCAGGTATTCGGCCAACTCCTTGGGCGAGGCAAACTCATCCACGTGTATGTATGAGCGACGCGGGGCACTCACCTCGTAATCCTCCGGGCGGGCACCCATCACGATTGGCAGCACCCGCCGGTTGAGGGCATTCACAAAGAATTTCTCCGTGATGTAGTCCTTGCAGTTGGAGTTTTCGAATGCCAGGTAGAACTTGTAATCGTTGTCGAGTATCTCGAAGCATTTGTCTGCCGTGCTACGCGAGCACTTGAAGTTGCCGCAGGCTCCATATATGTCAACCTGTTGGGACAAGCCACAAAGGACAAGGATAGTAAGTATCTTCACGAGATCCTATCGAATCCCATATCTACCTCGATGTGTTTTTGCAGCTCGTGGGCATACTGGAGTCGCCCATTCCTGGCGCCACAATTGGAAACGAACCAGGCCACTTTCTTCGTTTTGTTGACGGCGTAGTTGtgatcctgctcctgctgctggactTTGGTGTCGTAGTACTGCCACTTCTCATAGGGCGCCACGATGGTGCTGTCACGTCTGCTCgtaaaggaaaaaagaaacaaaccaAGAAGCGTATAAGTCTCAGAAAGAACAGAAACAGTGGCTAAAGAGTAGGTAGGTGTCACCTGTAGGTGGCCGTCCAGTTGATGGCATCGGGTGCCTTGACATTCTGCGTGTGATAGGGGCACTCCAGATAGTAGAGCATGCTGACCTGCTTGGCATTGCTGGGACGGCGTATTGCCGTGGGAATGTAGTGGTCTTTGTATAGGATCATGTCGGCCGTACTGGCAAACTCCCGATTGGCAGTCAGCTCGCATGTATCCACCGGACACTTGGCTCTCAGGAAGACATCGCGCCCCTTCTTCACATTCCACGGACCCAGGCCGTTGTAGAGGAGGATGGTTTTCAGCTTGCCACTGGCCTTGATTTGCTCGTAGTTGTGCGGCACGTACATCAGCTGGTTGACAATGCGGTCGCTGTGCGAATCCTGATGCGGCAGCAGCTTGGGTGCGTACCGCTTGCGTGCCCGCCGATTGCTGTAGGTCTTGGCCGGGCGTGGATGGTATTCACCATTGCGGAAGAACCAGAGCTTGGCTGTGgtcggctccggctccggctccagctccggctccagatGTTGGTCGGCGTCTATATCCTCCTCCTCTATATCCTCCGTCTGCTGACCCTCCAACGCTAAagcctctgctcctgctgctttcGAGGGCGAAGTGGCGACTATAGGCCTATCGGCTGGAGTGGAGCTAGATGTCTCAGGCCGTTTGCTGAGCTCCTCGGATCCGGCGAGGTCCGCGTCCGGTGAGGGGAATTGTTGCAccttctgctggtgttgctgagTGGTCAGCGGGGCTGTTCGGGGATTGCGGGTCTTCCATATCTCGTTTTCCCTGGGGGATAGATTGTGTTATTGCGATTCGTGTTTAGATTGGGGCTAACGATGGGTATCGTATCCATTACTCACTTGAGATTGAAACCAAATATGAGCAGGAGAGCGCAGATCAGtgtgaaataaaaatactttttcaGTGATATTTTTGGTCGTCGCATGGTGAATTATGTACACTTCTACTTCTCCTTGGAATGGGCTCGGACCGCAGGTTGGAGGCCGATGAACCGACGTCAGTTGCGTCTTCCACCTTCAGCTACCTTTGTCATTTCGCTGtgcgaaaaggaaaagcaaataTTGAATTAAACACTCTTCGACTCTTTATCCAATCCTCCAGCCCCTCtgcacaacaacagcaataacaataacaataacaacgaCAACAATGTGGTACTAATTACTCATGTTAATTATCTCAGACTCGTTCCACTCTGCTCTAGttggggctctggctctggctctgactctggttCTACTCCATTACTCTCTACATAGAGTCCCATCCGTGATGTTTGCTTGCTTAGACTCGCACCGAAAACTGTTTCGACCCAGCGATCGTGCGGCAGTACGAGTACTTACGCGTCCATAAACTGGCCTGTGCAATTATATTGTGATACTCGTATGCGGACACAATTCTCCAGGGGATGTGGATTTATTTGATAGTTCGAGCCGTTTAGTCTGATACGATCTGATGCAATCTGATACGATCTGTCGTTAAAGCGCAGCCTAACGAATCCATTCGATTCAAATGGTCGCCATTAGTTCCATTTCGCGTGGCATATTCCGGTCAGCCCTTTCTGTCCCACGTCTGAGAGTCTGAGTCTGTCAAACGCAATCAATAAGTGCTCGGTATTCAGAATTCTTTAAACTGAATTTTGTACTTCATATTTGCCCTGCCTAAATATCGAAACAGATGGCTATCTGACTGGCTGGTGGATCGAGAGACTGTGTGTGAATCGTTTGTTTTCCACTCATTCGAGTTGTCTCGCCTCGAGAGCTGTGCCACATCGAGCAGcggggcgtatacgtaataaaaacgaaagaagAGGCGGAACCAGCTGTGATTGTTGGATGGGTGCTTGGGTGGATGCCGGAAGGCAGAGTACGGCAATGAATGAAGTCAAAGCAGGCTACTTACAGCAGCTTTTATGAGTTTGGTTGTAAAGGGCGGCTAATTACGGGTGTGGGAAGAAGTAGGACCGGGATAGATGCAGCTTCATTTGTGGACACAAACAGGGTCTTATCCCAGGCAGCCCCACTAAGTGTCCATCCGTCTATCACATATCATTTATGGCACTATTTTGCATCATGTACGAGtcggctctgtctctgtctctgtgtgtgtgtgtttttgcctCTTGCTCTATCCGTATGCTtgtgtagtgtgtgtgtgtgtgtgtgtgtgtgtgtgtgtatgtgtgtgtgtgtgttcttctGCCTGCGGTTGCAACATCATTTAAGGATTGAGGTTCCGGGTTGGACGGTGCGCTACTTTGGTAGCTATGCAAATAAGCTAGGGGCGAAATATTGGGGTTGGCACTGCACTTAAGTTGACTTCCCCATTCCGCAGTTTAGCCCCACCCCCTACTTCATTTGGGTCTTGACTATCGCATTTTGACGTTTTTGACAGGCAAACAGAGtagaaacagacagacagacgaaaTAGAGGAAGCAGTTTGCatgaaaaatatacatacttacACTCAGTCAGTCTTTTTGCAAAAGTAGGACTCCAATAGAGCACAGAGACACGGAAAAAGATATCTATGGACTGATGGGATTGACTGTGGCTAATGTGGCCTCTTCGGTATGGTATTCTTTACCAGAAATTCAAATGCAGCTGTCCACGATGTTTCACCGCTTTTCACATAATCACTTCGAGATCAcagtatttttaattattataatacaTATCGTACGACATCGTACCAGTAATACTAGTGTTCATGTTCCTAAGCAAAGACTCAGACGAAACTAACCAATTTTTGTACAGCTCTGGTCTATTTATTGCATTCAGGCTAATTCTCAACCAACATGTGGGATACGTTTTGAATACGTTTTCCCTATCAGTAGCGAAGAcaggcaagaaatttttaGGAATTCAGTTGGGGGAGAACCTGAAATTGGAAGTCGATAAGCTGAAAATACATGATAAAATACCAACACTATTTTTCCCGGTACTCAGTCCGTTTATAAggaatattattatttgtgtaacttatacaatatatgtattcgTGCACTGCTCTCCTCTATTCTTCTTTTTGCAACTAGtaacaaaaattatatactACACCAAATTTTCTTTGGCTCTTATATGAGTATTTCTGAGATCTTGGTACCCAAAGGAAAACACTTGCGGTCTACAGTTAATAGTCAGTCTTTCAAAGACATTGCGCAACCCAGCCAATTAAACGATTTCTATACCTAAACTTTTCTAGACGCAACTTTGACAACCCTTCCTGCTTTCGGGCTACGTTCCTAATTAAAATGCTCACATCTAGTAGGGTGCGGGAGGCGTGACTGTGCCTACTGTCAAGGCACTTGATCTATGACTTTAGTGTGCCAATACGCCTATGTTATGTATATATAGGAGCACACAAACAGTGGCTGCTATAAGGGAAGGCTCTCAGCATAGGGGGAGGACCCATGCCCAGCACTTGACTTGCATGCATTGTTGTCCATGGATATCATATCCCGCAGACGTTACCCGGGAAATGTCATTTCATTGTTGTCTTCACTCTACACGTTTTGCCCCACCAAGAGCTCTTAGTCGAGGTTAGATTGGGTTAAACCGGCGGCCCTTTTGAAGGAGGTCATAGATTGGTGGAGCTCCTGGCGAGCCCCACTATTTCTTTGCGGTCGCCTCTACTCATaaaatgtttatatttata
The sequence above is a segment of the Drosophila pseudoobscura strain MV-25-SWS-2005 chromosome X, UCI_Dpse_MV25, whole genome shotgun sequence genome. Coding sequences within it:
- the FucTA gene encoding glycoprotein 3-alpha-L-fucosyltransferase A, which gives rise to MRRPKISLKKYFYFTLICALLLIFGFNLKENEIWKTRNPRTAPLTTQQHQQKVQQFPSPDADLAGSEELSKRPETSSSTPADRPIVATSPSKAAGAEALALEGQQTEDIEEEDIDADQHLEPELEPEPEPTTAKLWFFRNGEYHPRPAKTYSNRRARKRYAPKLLPHQDSHSDRIVNQLMYVPHNYEQIKASGKLKTILLYNGLGPWNVKKGRDVFLRAKCPVDTCELTANREFASTADMILYKDHYIPTAIRRPSNAKQVSMLYYLECPYHTQNVKAPDAINWTATYRRDSTIVAPYEKWQYYDTKVQQQEQDHNYAVNKTKKVAWFVSNCGARNGRLQYAHELQKHIEVDIYGACGNFKCSRSTADKCFEILDNDYKFYLAFENSNCKDYITEKFFVNALNRRVLPIVMGARPEDYEVSAPRRSYIHVDEFASPKELAEYLRILDGDDELYNSYFKWKGTGEFINTYYWCRVCATLHNEEQLRRPRWYGDLNDWWRGAGVCTNGSWRNFKARKDVISDD